One Punica granatum isolate Tunisia-2019 chromosome 3, ASM765513v2, whole genome shotgun sequence genomic window carries:
- the LOC116199424 gene encoding probable transcription factor At5g61620 — translation MPSTFGGNPLEVNQMEGYQIPNQSMRPQWLTQQENKREGAWNQEEHRNFLRGLYKCGWGNWKLVAQNYVRTRTQWQIVSHAQKYQLRYYETEKKRRSIHDTTLEDEHGNLLPLPVPPWPTVKDTAPAVLLPPNGQLPQNLQGALNQLELDEVVRKHVEVLLSDYSIDEIEININDFLPPDDLLLNPSYLFSSFFFAFPELGPCEFHTD, via the exons ATGCCAAGTACTTTCGGAGGAAATCCTCTCGAGGTTAATCAGATGGAAGGATACCAAATCCCAAATCAGTCGATGCGTCCTCAATGGCTAACTCAACAGGAGAATAAGCGAGAAGGAGCGTGGAACCAGGAAGAGCACag GAACTTCCTACGAGGCTTGTATAAGTGCGGATGGGGAAATTGGAAGCTCGTCGCTCAAAACTATGTGAGAACACGAACTCAATGGCAGATAGTTAGCCACGCTCAAAAGTACCAACTTCGCTACTATGAGACGGAAAAAAAGCGGCGGAGCATCCACGACACCACGCTGGAGGACGAGCATGGCAACCTGTTGCCGCTTCCGGTTCCTCCATGGCCAACCGTCAAGGATACTGCTCCAGCCGTGTTGCTGCCTCCTAATGGCCAGCTGCCTCAGAACCTGCAGGGGGCTCTAAATCAGCTAGAGCTAGATGAAGTTGTTCGCAAACATGTCGAAGTTCTACTGTCGGATTATTCGATAGACGAGATCGAGATCAACATAAATGACTTTCTACCGCCAGATGATCTTTTACTGAATCCAAGTTATCTTTTCTCCTCCTTTTTCTTTGCCTTTCCTGAGCTTGGACCATGTGAATTTCATACGGATTAG
- the LOC116199721 gene encoding palmitoyl-acyl carrier protein thioesterase, chloroplastic-like: MVASAASSAFFPVPSPDTSPKPGKLGNGPSRLSPLKPKSTSNGGLQVKANAHAPPKINGSSVGLKSAGLKTQEDAPSPPPRTFINQLPDWSMLLAAITTVFLAAEKQWMMLDWKPKRPDMLVDPFGLGRIVQDGLVFRQNFSIRSYEIGADRTASIETLMNHLQETALNHVKSAGLLNDGFGRTPEMYKRNLIWVVAKMQVLVNRYPTWGDTVEVNTWVSRSGKNGMRRDWLISDCETGEILTRASSVWVMMNKKTRKLSKIPDEVRNEIEPHFVDSAPVIEEDDRKLRKLDEDTADFIRKGLAPRWNDLDVNQHVNNVKYIGWILESAPAEILETQELSALTLEYRRECGRDSVLQSLTAVDHLENEGGAQCQHLLRLEDGAEIVRGRTEWRPKNAGKYGMTTPGEDTD, encoded by the exons ATGGTGGCGAGTGCTGCGAGTTCTGCATTCTTTCCGGTTCCTTCCCCGGACACCTCCCCAAAACCCGGAAAGCTTGGGAATGGGCCCTCGAGGTTGAGCCCCCTGAAGCCCAAATCGACCTCCAACGGTGGCTTGCAGGTCAAGGCAAATGCTCATGCCCCTCCTAAGATAAACGGCTCCTCGGTTGGTCTAAAGTCAGCTGGCCTTAAGACTCAGGAGGATGCGCCGTCCCCTCCCCCTCGGACTTTCATTAACCAGTTGCCCGATTGGAGTATGCTTCTTGCTGCAATTACAACTGTCTTCTTGGCAGCTGAGAAGCAGTGGATGATGCTTGATTGGAAACCCAAGAGGCCTGACATGCTCGTGGACCCATTTGGGTTGGGAAGGATTGTTCAGGACGGGCTTGTCTTCCGGCAGAATTTTTCTATTAGGTCATATGAAATAGGCGCTGATCGTACTGCATCTATAGAGACTTTGATGAACCATTTGCAG GAAACAGCTCTCAATCATGTTAAAAGTGCTGGGCTTCTCAATGATGGCTTTGGTCGTACTCCTGAGATGTATAAGAGGAACCTCATTTGGGTCGTGGCCAAAATGCAGGTCTTAGTGAATCGCTACCCTACTTG GGGTGATACTGTCGAAGTCAATACTTGGGTCTCCAGGTCGGGAAAAAATGGCATGCGTCGTGATTGGCTGATTAGCGATTGCGAAACGGGAGAAATTCTGACAAGAGCATCAAG TGTGTGGGTCATGATGAATAAAAAGACaagaaaattatcaaaaattcCAGATGAAGTTCGAAATGAGATAGAGCCACATTTTGTGGACTCCGCTCCAGTCATTGAAGAGGATGATCGGAAATTGCGCAAGTTGGATGAGGACACAGCAGACTTCATCCGCAAGGGTCTAGCT CCAAGGTGGAATGACTTGGATGTCAACCAGCACGTGAACAACGTGAAGTACATTGGGTGGATTCTCGAG AGTGCTCCGGCGGAGATCTTGGAGACCCAGGAGCTATCTGCCCTCACCCTGGAGTACAGGCGGGAATGTGGAAGGGACAGTGTGCTCCAGTCCCTCACCGCTGTCGATCACCTAGAAAATGAAGGAGGGGCACAGTGCCAGCACCTTCTCCGGCTCGAGGATGGGGCTGAAATCGTGAGGGGTAGGACCGAGTGGCGGCCCAAGAATGCAGGCAAATATGGGATGACGACACCAGGTGAGGATACCGACTAA